The Halomicronema hongdechloris C2206 genome includes a window with the following:
- a CDS encoding bifunctional diguanylate cyclase/phosphodiesterase translates to MTRLLWSRLNPSLAVRVGVTLGGITLLLAVVLGERAGRQARHQIKQDIGEELTQVAFQVSRELDINIFERYREIQIIAELDRFQNPQATLSKQQALLEQLQSTFPHYSWIGFTTPQGTVVASTQGLLQGANVAQRPWFQAALSEPFVGDVHEAALLAELLPNPQGTHLRFVDVAAPVVNDQGDVQGVIGAHLNWQWAEEVIDVLMKTPQVEGKEVFIVNRDGMVLSGPRAWQGKSLDLDSNRLAYLRKQGYAVETWPNDETYLVGFAYSRGYQSYEGLGWTILVRESTATAFAPAHDLYQRILLGGVVIGGGFVFLSWAATALITRPLLQVAAIADQIRAGNRDITLPHFRSNHEMARLSRALTQLITELLERERDLSNANAKLQSQLAANRRLSYSYRRSEKQLQQIVDGIEDALLLREIGSGKLIYANAGLTKLHPPSVLRDPDCLEEWVQHIHPEDRDWVSEKLHAEVQRQAFFNDEYRILDADGNVRWIWDRSFPICDETGQVYRYVVIKRDVTELKRSAEVLQTLMQGTAAVTGNAFFEKLVQQLAEALRFDHVCITEQVDTGLQTLAHYCRGQMCPSVTYNPDRTPCAITLAQGSYYCATQVQQQFSDNSHLQQIDADGYVAVALVNATGESLGTLAGVSQSPLDNRSQSLTILRIFAHRAAAEIERQRSNTALEASEARFRLLAENIKDLVCLHDLDGKILYASPSCQSVLGSDPKGLIGQSPLDYCHPEDQALMWLEMLQAIEAGYLQNPIVYRAWHQDGHYIWLETLIKVVASSTGEPTHLQTSSRDITDKFRAYQQLEHDATHDRLTGLPNRTLLLERLDLALERARANAGAQFAVLCIDLDQFKVINDSLGHLLGDHLLQRTASTLESAIRGVDLVARWGGDEFIVLLEDISGLHAAIGMAEDILEALSIPICLDDHEVVVEASIGIVLGHADYGQGLDLLRDADIAMYSAKRSGKACYAIFQQEMYAQALRRHELGNALRQALERQEFVLRYQPIIALDTGKLAGFEALVRWQHPERGMISPAEFIPVAEETGLIVPLGTWVLRAACEQMGRWQTQFPAAKALKISVNLSVKQLKDAALIPQVKHVLQTTGLAQGSLALEITESMFMEDIEAINQRLQELHDLAVQISIDDFGTGFSSLSYLHLLAVNNLKIDRSFVSNLFESERNFNVTATIIELANQLGLDAIAEGIETEAQLQQLQVLGCRLGQGYLFDGPVPSETVESLIAQASLAA, encoded by the coding sequence ATGACACGATTACTCTGGTCTCGCTTAAATCCGAGCCTTGCCGTGCGTGTAGGCGTTACCCTCGGCGGTATTACCCTCTTGTTGGCCGTGGTCTTGGGGGAAAGAGCAGGGCGCCAGGCCCGCCACCAGATTAAACAGGATATCGGCGAGGAGCTGACCCAGGTGGCCTTTCAGGTGTCACGGGAACTCGATATCAATATATTTGAGCGGTACAGAGAGATTCAAATCATTGCCGAGTTAGACCGCTTCCAGAATCCCCAGGCAACCCTCTCCAAGCAGCAGGCACTGCTCGAGCAACTGCAAAGCACCTTTCCCCACTACTCCTGGATTGGGTTTACCACCCCTCAAGGAACGGTCGTGGCGAGTACTCAAGGGCTACTCCAGGGCGCAAATGTTGCTCAGCGGCCTTGGTTTCAAGCGGCGCTCTCGGAGCCCTTTGTCGGGGATGTCCATGAAGCCGCACTCTTGGCAGAGCTACTGCCTAATCCGCAGGGAACCCATCTACGCTTTGTCGATGTTGCTGCCCCAGTTGTCAACGACCAAGGAGATGTACAAGGAGTGATTGGAGCCCATCTGAACTGGCAATGGGCAGAGGAGGTCATAGACGTCCTCATGAAAACTCCACAGGTAGAAGGCAAAGAGGTGTTCATTGTCAATAGGGATGGGATGGTGCTGTCAGGCCCTCGGGCTTGGCAGGGAAAGTCGTTGGATCTCGACAGCAACCGCCTGGCCTACCTTCGTAAACAAGGATATGCCGTCGAAACCTGGCCGAATGACGAGACATACCTGGTGGGGTTTGCCTATAGTCGCGGCTACCAAAGCTATGAGGGCCTCGGGTGGACCATTCTGGTGCGGGAATCGACGGCGACAGCCTTTGCTCCGGCCCATGACCTTTATCAGCGCATTCTTCTAGGGGGAGTGGTGATCGGCGGAGGATTTGTGTTTCTCAGTTGGGCAGCCACCGCCTTGATTACTCGGCCCCTCTTACAAGTGGCGGCGATCGCCGACCAAATTCGAGCGGGGAATCGCGACATTACCTTGCCCCACTTTCGGAGCAACCACGAGATGGCTCGGCTCTCGCGGGCACTGACTCAGCTCATTACCGAGCTATTGGAGCGGGAACGAGATCTATCCAATGCCAATGCCAAGCTCCAGTCTCAGCTGGCAGCCAACAGGCGCCTTAGCTACTCCTATCGGCGTAGCGAGAAACAGCTGCAGCAAATTGTCGATGGCATCGAGGATGCCCTGCTATTACGCGAGATCGGCAGCGGCAAGCTGATTTACGCCAATGCTGGCTTGACCAAGTTGCATCCCCCCTCAGTCCTACGAGATCCAGACTGTCTGGAGGAGTGGGTACAGCACATTCACCCCGAGGATCGAGACTGGGTGAGTGAGAAGCTCCATGCCGAAGTCCAGCGACAGGCATTCTTCAATGACGAATATCGCATTCTAGACGCCGATGGCAACGTGCGATGGATTTGGGATCGCTCCTTTCCCATCTGCGACGAAACTGGCCAGGTTTATCGGTATGTGGTGATTAAGCGCGATGTGACTGAGCTGAAACGCTCGGCGGAGGTACTGCAGACCCTGATGCAGGGGACGGCTGCGGTCACCGGCAATGCCTTCTTTGAGAAACTGGTGCAGCAGTTGGCCGAGGCCCTCAGGTTTGATCATGTCTGTATTACAGAGCAGGTAGACACCGGCCTACAGACTCTAGCCCATTACTGCCGGGGACAGATGTGTCCCAGCGTTACCTATAATCCCGACAGAACCCCGTGCGCCATTACCCTGGCCCAGGGCAGTTACTACTGCGCAACTCAGGTACAGCAGCAATTCTCGGACAATTCCCATCTACAGCAGATAGATGCCGACGGCTATGTTGCAGTGGCTTTAGTCAATGCCACCGGGGAATCCCTCGGTACCCTCGCCGGAGTCAGCCAAAGTCCTCTAGACAATCGCAGTCAGAGCCTAACAATTCTGCGTATCTTTGCCCATCGAGCCGCCGCCGAGATCGAACGGCAGCGCTCAAACACTGCGCTAGAAGCCAGCGAAGCTCGCTTTCGCTTACTGGCAGAAAATATCAAAGATCTGGTGTGTCTCCATGATTTAGACGGCAAGATCCTCTACGCCAGCCCCTCTTGTCAATCTGTACTTGGCTCTGATCCCAAGGGCTTGATTGGGCAGTCCCCCCTAGACTATTGCCATCCGGAGGATCAAGCTCTGATGTGGTTAGAAATGCTGCAGGCAATTGAAGCGGGTTACCTTCAGAATCCCATTGTCTATCGAGCTTGGCATCAAGATGGCCACTATATCTGGCTGGAGACCCTGATCAAAGTGGTGGCCTCGTCTACGGGGGAGCCCACCCATCTACAAACTAGTTCCAGGGACATCACCGATAAGTTTAGAGCCTATCAGCAGCTGGAACATGACGCTACCCACGATAGACTCACAGGACTCCCTAACCGGACTCTATTACTGGAGCGTCTAGATTTGGCTCTGGAACGAGCTCGGGCTAATGCCGGCGCTCAGTTTGCCGTCCTCTGTATTGACCTTGATCAATTTAAGGTGATTAACGACAGTTTGGGGCATTTGCTTGGAGACCACCTGTTGCAGCGAACTGCTAGCACCCTAGAGAGTGCAATTCGAGGTGTTGATTTGGTGGCCCGCTGGGGAGGTGATGAATTTATTGTGCTCCTGGAGGATATCAGCGGTTTGCATGCTGCCATCGGCATGGCGGAGGATATTTTAGAGGCCTTGAGTATCCCGATATGCCTCGATGACCATGAAGTGGTTGTTGAAGCTAGTATTGGCATCGTCTTGGGACATGCTGACTATGGGCAGGGCTTAGACCTGCTCAGAGATGCTGATATTGCTATGTATTCTGCCAAGCGCAGTGGTAAGGCCTGCTATGCCATTTTTCAACAGGAAATGTATGCCCAAGCCCTGCGACGTCACGAGTTGGGCAATGCCCTGCGTCAGGCCCTGGAACGGCAGGAATTTGTCCTGCGCTATCAGCCGATCATAGCCCTGGATACTGGGAAGCTGGCGGGTTTTGAAGCCTTGGTACGCTGGCAGCATCCTGAGCGAGGCATGATTTCTCCCGCCGAGTTTATCCCAGTGGCTGAGGAGACGGGGTTGATTGTGCCCTTGGGCACCTGGGTGCTGCGGGCAGCCTGTGAACAGATGGGGCGCTGGCAGACCCAGTTTCCGGCAGCTAAGGCCCTGAAGATCAGCGTCAACCTCTCGGTGAAACAGTTAAAAGATGCTGCCCTGATTCCCCAGGTGAAGCATGTGCTCCAGACGACGGGACTGGCTCAGGGGAGTTTGGCCTTGGAAATTACCGAGAGCATGTTTATGGAGGATATCGAGGCCATTAATCAGCGTTTGCAAGAGCTTCACGACCTGGCTGTCCAAATTAGTATCGATGATTTTGGCACTGGCTTTTCGTCTCTAAGCTACCTGCATCTCTTAGCGGTTAATAATCTGAAAATTGATCGGTCCTTCGTCAGCAATCTGTTTGAGAGTGAGCGCAACTTCAATGTGACGGCAACCATCATTGAGCTCGCCAACCAGTTGGGCCTAGATGCGATCGCAGAGGGCATCGAAACCGAGGCCCAGTTGCAACAACTCCAGGTTCTGGGCTGTCGCCTAGGTCAAGGCTACCTATTCGATGGCCCCGTTCCCTCTGAGACCGTCGAGAGTTTAATTGCCCAAGCAAGCCTGGCAGCCTGA
- a CDS encoding VOC family protein, translated as MNTALSLGSSVGCGETATFGAVLGLPIDSLLSTQGIMVLLLVAYAGAMWMFLTSAPKVHTVMVSDLELARRFYEGMLQLPAADVPLHYYYNYEQTLGTAGIDPMYMGNMGSNPGSDYGNPDGLWYQLKKNTQLHVISGASLGHKRRQRHVCFDHDCLEQLLMRVQTYGVKHKIRRDKPLNFLVKDYDDQVIEMAEVSN; from the coding sequence ATGAATACGGCATTATCCCTTGGTTCTAGTGTTGGCTGCGGCGAGACAGCGACCTTTGGTGCCGTCCTCGGCCTGCCCATCGACAGTCTCTTGTCGACCCAAGGCATCATGGTGCTGCTCTTGGTGGCCTATGCCGGGGCCATGTGGATGTTTCTCACCAGTGCCCCCAAGGTTCATACCGTCATGGTCTCAGACCTGGAATTGGCCCGCCGCTTCTATGAGGGCATGTTGCAATTGCCCGCCGCGGATGTGCCCCTGCATTACTACTACAACTATGAGCAGACCCTGGGCACGGCGGGAATTGACCCGATGTATATGGGCAATATGGGTAGCAATCCTGGCTCAGACTATGGCAACCCCGATGGCCTCTGGTATCAGCTGAAGAAAAATACCCAGCTCCATGTGATCTCCGGGGCTAGCCTGGGCCACAAACGACGCCAACGCCACGTCTGCTTCGACCATGATTGCCTGGAGCAGTTGCTGATGCGGGTACAGACCTACGGCGTCAAGCACAAGATTCGCCGCGATAAGCCCCTAAACTTTCTGGTCAAAGACTACGATGACCAGGTGATCGAGATGGCCGAGGTCTCTAACTAA
- a CDS encoding RNA polymerase sigma factor — MRIPSFPECDHEIVQSLFHLSDRELVSLLKHHPDSGRYFTAIFCRYSPIVYSLIRHSARSPVQADYLFAITWRHILYELSGLDWPEAVPGKSSFSLQSWLINITALCINQVPLPDVEQIHYAIEDASPPLWCYLERALENLPPIERLMVVMAQTFHWSATRIAAYLQAEGERLSPGDVKSRLQDAYRHLEEALPTDIRAIYLGAAGTDNGYQEGNESDENDEDERLLDQVFAPNEPSADRSYLQLMLQGKKAAL, encoded by the coding sequence GTGCGTATCCCTAGTTTTCCTGAATGTGACCACGAGATTGTGCAGTCCCTGTTTCACCTGAGTGATCGGGAACTGGTCAGCCTGCTCAAGCACCATCCCGATTCGGGACGCTATTTTACGGCCATTTTCTGCCGCTACAGCCCCATCGTCTACAGCCTAATTCGTCACTCGGCTCGCTCTCCGGTGCAGGCAGACTATTTATTTGCCATTACCTGGCGTCATATTCTCTACGAACTCAGTGGCCTAGATTGGCCGGAAGCGGTGCCTGGTAAGTCCTCGTTTTCATTGCAGAGTTGGCTGATCAATATCACAGCCCTGTGCATTAACCAGGTGCCGCTGCCCGATGTGGAGCAGATTCACTATGCCATCGAAGATGCCTCACCGCCGCTGTGGTGCTACCTAGAACGGGCCCTGGAAAACCTACCACCGATTGAGCGGCTGATGGTGGTGATGGCGCAGACATTTCATTGGAGTGCCACTCGCATTGCCGCCTATCTTCAGGCCGAGGGAGAACGGCTGTCGCCGGGGGATGTTAAGAGCCGCCTGCAGGACGCTTATCGCCACTTGGAAGAAGCCTTGCCTACCGATATTCGCGCCATCTATTTGGGGGCAGCAGGAACCGATAACGGCTATCAAGAGGGCAATGAGAGTGATGAGAATGATGAGGATGAGAGACTCTTAGATCAGGTGTTTGCCCCCAATGAGCCATCGGCAGATAGGTCTTACCTACAGCTGATGTTGCAGGGAAAAAAAGCAGCCCTGTGA
- a CDS encoding tetratricopeptide repeat protein produces the protein MATPKRWPYGWLLVVLTLGFVGPSALATDLDQQLDIRPFNATAGQPRNVADQWLRLGSQQATAGRPAEAIASWQQAIEIYHALGDTVALGLTYDYIGLTFASLGQYDQAESALRRRLAIARDNQNLQREIFGWNNLGSLLLQQGNVAAAQAAFSEASVLARSVNHPEGLGLSLSNLGLVAAIQGQWQDARKYYETAAGYRYTAADWAGEAHTSNGLGDVYQALDQESAAIGAYRLALRLARDVNDVAVQLRAIDGLLPIYLDRNELTTVRRLIDQRLALTLGANDPQTVVSLMYAGDYYRRSGDIAAARTLYYRGMQLAAALEMKLEQADLANRLVQLGGLPVL, from the coding sequence ATGGCAACCCCGAAACGATGGCCCTATGGCTGGCTGCTGGTGGTCCTAACTCTGGGATTTGTGGGCCCCTCTGCCCTGGCTACCGATCTAGATCAGCAATTGGATATTCGCCCCTTTAACGCTACTGCGGGGCAACCCCGAAATGTGGCGGATCAATGGTTGCGGTTGGGCAGCCAGCAGGCGACGGCAGGGCGCCCGGCTGAGGCCATTGCTTCCTGGCAGCAGGCCATCGAGATCTACCATGCCCTGGGGGATACGGTGGCCCTAGGGCTGACCTATGATTATATCGGCCTCACCTTTGCCAGCCTGGGTCAATACGATCAAGCAGAGTCGGCTCTGCGACGCCGCCTTGCGATCGCACGGGACAATCAGAATCTACAGCGAGAAATCTTTGGCTGGAATAACCTAGGCAGCCTGCTCCTGCAGCAGGGCAATGTGGCTGCGGCCCAGGCCGCCTTCAGCGAAGCCTCTGTCCTGGCCCGTAGCGTTAATCACCCGGAAGGCCTGGGTCTGTCCCTCAGTAATCTGGGGTTGGTGGCGGCGATTCAGGGCCAATGGCAAGATGCCCGCAAGTACTACGAAACCGCTGCCGGCTACCGCTACACCGCTGCCGACTGGGCCGGCGAAGCCCATACATCGAATGGGCTCGGGGATGTTTATCAGGCCCTAGACCAAGAGTCTGCTGCCATCGGCGCCTACCGTCTGGCCCTGCGCCTAGCCCGCGACGTCAACGATGTGGCCGTACAACTACGAGCCATCGATGGCTTGCTGCCCATCTACCTAGATCGCAATGAACTAACGACGGTTCGCCGCCTCATCGATCAGCGCTTGGCCCTCACCCTAGGCGCCAACGATCCCCAGACCGTTGTCAGCCTCATGTATGCCGGTGACTACTATCGACGCTCGGGGGATATTGCTGCCGCCCGCACCCTCTACTATCGCGGCATGCAACTGGCGGCGGCCTTAGAGATGAAACTAGAGCAAGCAGATTTAGCTAACCGCCTAGTTCAACTGGGTGGGCTACCGGTGCTCTAG
- a CDS encoding DUF3172 domain-containing protein, with protein sequence MRRTRPSRSSKSYDSYRSTEPPPPKSPLGSTLNYMTLAIIGGVFILGIGLGIAFSSSTTSMTPQNVASREFIDRRAPNPEMCVQYGASAVVADARIFLTFNPFGVYLSQPTMQPGCVIRRNNWAVLEKRGLIDSEDERQCRQRMNTFGYTGDANNEQAAKVDCIYQNDAAGNLFLNQQGAGAPPPGTENF encoded by the coding sequence ATGAGACGCACCCGACCCTCCCGTTCCTCCAAGTCATACGATTCCTATCGGTCTACAGAGCCACCACCGCCTAAGTCGCCCTTGGGCTCGACCCTGAACTACATGACCCTGGCCATCATCGGGGGCGTCTTTATTCTGGGCATTGGTTTGGGCATTGCCTTCAGTTCTTCAACAACCAGCATGACCCCTCAAAATGTAGCGTCCCGGGAGTTCATCGACCGCAGGGCCCCCAATCCCGAGATGTGTGTGCAGTACGGGGCTAGTGCCGTAGTAGCCGATGCTCGCATCTTTTTGACCTTTAATCCTTTCGGGGTCTATCTGTCGCAGCCCACCATGCAGCCGGGCTGTGTGATTCGCCGCAATAACTGGGCGGTGCTAGAGAAGCGAGGACTGATTGACAGTGAAGACGAGCGTCAGTGTCGGCAGCGGATGAATACCTTTGGTTATACCGGCGATGCCAATAATGAGCAGGCCGCTAAGGTGGACTGCATCTATCAAAATGATGCCGCTGGCAACCTCTTCCTGAATCAACAGGGAGCTGGGGCGCCACCCCCTGGCACTGAGAACTTCTAG
- a CDS encoding phosphate/phosphite/phosphonate ABC transporter substrate-binding protein translates to MLHLWLKIILGLGVILGVSGCSPDSLSSDTTSPAADPAATETFVIADISDEPAAKIDAYQPMANYLAEQLSEFGIEAGAVKVAPDMATMTQWLATGDVDLYFDSPYPAMRVKTGSGATVLLRRWKTGVAAYSTILFARQDSNRQTVHDLLGQVVAFEEEFSTSGYMLPKAYLAEAGLSLTQLNDPTAQVPPDQIGYVFSRHEQTTIQWVLSQRVVAGAVGSPYFYSIPESTREQLVILAETEALPRHIGLVSPTMDAAQQQALKTVLMAMDETPAGRDVLQQFEETAQFDEFPQGASTAIARIKVLYDLVGD, encoded by the coding sequence ATGCTGCATCTCTGGCTCAAAATAATTCTGGGATTAGGGGTAATCCTCGGGGTCAGCGGTTGTTCTCCCGATTCCCTGTCCTCGGACACCACCTCTCCTGCCGCCGATCCAGCGGCTACCGAGACCTTCGTGATTGCAGATATCTCCGACGAACCCGCCGCCAAAATTGATGCCTACCAACCCATGGCCAACTATCTGGCCGAGCAATTGAGCGAATTCGGCATCGAAGCTGGGGCGGTCAAAGTTGCCCCCGATATGGCTACGATGACCCAATGGCTCGCCACTGGAGACGTTGATCTATACTTCGATAGTCCCTATCCTGCCATGCGAGTGAAGACTGGTTCCGGGGCAACTGTTTTGCTGAGACGGTGGAAAACTGGTGTCGCCGCCTACAGCACCATTCTGTTTGCTCGCCAGGATAGCAACCGTCAGACCGTCCATGACTTATTAGGGCAGGTGGTTGCCTTCGAAGAAGAATTTTCGACCTCTGGCTACATGCTGCCTAAAGCTTATCTTGCCGAAGCTGGCTTATCCCTTACCCAGCTCAACGATCCCACTGCTCAGGTACCGCCAGATCAGATTGGCTATGTCTTCAGCCGCCACGAGCAAACTACCATTCAGTGGGTGCTGAGCCAGCGGGTCGTGGCCGGTGCCGTCGGCAGTCCCTATTTTTATAGCATTCCAGAATCTACCCGAGAGCAGCTCGTCATCCTGGCTGAGACCGAAGCCTTACCCCGTCACATTGGCCTGGTGTCTCCCACCATGGATGCGGCCCAGCAGCAAGCCCTGAAGACAGTCCTGATGGCCATGGATGAGACGCCAGCCGGGCGTGATGTCCTGCAGCAATTTGAAGAGACAGCTCAGTTCGATGAGTTTCCCCAGGGAGCCAGTACTGCCATTGCTCGGATCAAAGTGTTATATGACCTGGTGGGCGATTAA
- a CDS encoding sensor histidine kinase: protein MTMTGLVVIAISGVTALSVQREQNTFHQEWKERASLLLDTLEVVARDPLYDLEADVLSQLISALAQNHPLLTSGHIYDSDGRIIADLHRQGPVYATQSSPLGQRLINSEPTVFIWQSQQLVAGRAIIAGEQRLGAVSIGLSTAPLQQKVARVRNQGIVIALIAGGLGASIAVVLSRSITTPLQALVVATRKIAQGDLNQQVPIQSHDELAVLAQSFNEMTSRLQQTLSLLQAHKDELEQRVQERTQALSEAIQHLQQTQTQLVQSEKMSSLGQLVAGVAHEINNPASFIHGNLTYASTYIQDLLDIITLYQRHYPNPPAGLQEAIDAVDLAFIQSDLPKLLQSMQVGSDRINEIVRSLRTFSRLEEGDFKPADIHDGIDSTLMILKHRLKMATGNGIQVVKHYAPLDPIDCRLGQLNQVFMNILTNAIDALQDQEAAPSSPSQQPPTIEIRTRSLSPDWIAIHIFNNGPSIDTEIHSKLFDPFFTTKSVGQGTGLGLSISYQIVTEHHRGRLYCHSKANWGTEFILELPTHHPDETMPDLAAADR from the coding sequence ATGACGATGACGGGCCTAGTCGTCATTGCCATTAGTGGCGTCACCGCCCTCTCCGTGCAGCGGGAACAAAACACCTTTCACCAGGAATGGAAAGAGCGGGCCAGCCTCTTATTAGACACCCTGGAAGTTGTCGCCCGCGATCCCCTCTATGACCTAGAGGCCGATGTCCTCTCCCAGTTAATCTCGGCCCTGGCCCAGAACCATCCTCTGCTGACCTCCGGTCACATCTACGATAGTGACGGTCGCATCATCGCCGATCTCCATCGGCAAGGGCCAGTCTATGCCACCCAAAGCAGTCCGCTCGGACAACGACTCATCAACAGTGAGCCAACGGTCTTTATCTGGCAGTCCCAACAGCTCGTCGCCGGGCGCGCCATCATTGCTGGGGAGCAGAGACTAGGCGCAGTCAGTATTGGCCTCTCAACCGCTCCGCTACAGCAGAAAGTTGCTAGGGTCCGCAACCAAGGCATCGTCATCGCGCTGATTGCAGGGGGGTTAGGGGCGAGCATTGCCGTAGTACTCAGCCGCTCGATCACAACCCCATTGCAGGCTCTCGTGGTGGCCACCCGCAAGATTGCCCAAGGGGATCTAAATCAGCAGGTGCCGATTCAGAGCCATGATGAGCTGGCCGTCTTGGCCCAATCCTTTAACGAGATGACCAGCCGCTTGCAGCAAACCCTATCCCTACTCCAAGCCCACAAAGACGAGTTAGAGCAGCGGGTACAGGAACGCACCCAAGCGCTGTCCGAGGCCATTCAGCACCTGCAGCAGACGCAGACCCAATTGGTCCAAAGCGAGAAAATGTCTAGTCTGGGCCAATTAGTCGCCGGTGTCGCCCACGAAATCAACAATCCAGCTAGTTTCATCCACGGCAATCTCACCTACGCTTCTACCTACATCCAAGATCTGCTGGACATTATCACCCTTTACCAACGGCACTACCCAAATCCCCCAGCCGGCCTGCAAGAAGCCATTGATGCAGTTGATTTGGCGTTTATTCAAAGTGATTTGCCGAAGTTACTGCAATCTATGCAGGTGGGCTCTGATCGCATCAATGAGATTGTCCGCTCCCTGCGAACGTTTTCCCGCCTGGAAGAGGGGGACTTTAAGCCTGCTGACATCCACGACGGGATTGACAGCACGCTGATGATTTTGAAGCATCGCCTGAAGATGGCCACTGGCAACGGCATCCAGGTGGTCAAACACTACGCTCCCCTAGATCCTATCGATTGCCGCCTGGGGCAACTGAATCAGGTGTTCATGAATATTCTCACCAATGCCATCGACGCCTTGCAGGACCAAGAGGCGGCGCCGTCGAGCCCGTCTCAGCAGCCTCCCACCATTGAGATTCGCACCCGATCCCTGTCTCCCGACTGGATCGCTATTCATATTTTCAACAACGGCCCCAGTATCGACACCGAGATTCACTCCAAGCTGTTCGATCCTTTCTTCACCACGAAATCGGTTGGGCAAGGGACCGGCCTGGGGCTCTCCATTAGCTACCAAATCGTGACTGAGCATCACCGGGGGCGCCTCTATTGCCATTCCAAGGCTAATTGGGGAACCGAATTCATCCTCGAGTTGCCCACCCATCATCCCGACGAGACCATGCCGGACTTGGCGGCAGCAGATCGCTGA
- a CDS encoding transposase: protein MTVSLDEMTGIQALERTMPDIAMKPGRCVRVEFEYIRHGTQALIASLNVATGRIDQATVGDTRTEQDLDTHLRALLAQSPEAPKIHLVMDCLNTHQSESLVRLAAELEPEPLALGVKGKSGILQSMATRAAFLTNAAHRLVVHFTPKHCSWLNQIGIWFSILVRKLLRRSSFKSQAELRAKILDFVDYFNRTMAKPFKWNYTGKPLTA, encoded by the coding sequence TTGACCGTTAGTCTCGATGAAATGACTGGGATTCAAGCCCTGGAGCGAACGATGCCGGATATTGCCATGAAGCCGGGGCGCTGTGTTCGAGTCGAATTTGAATACATTCGCCATGGCACCCAAGCTCTCATTGCCTCCTTGAATGTGGCCACCGGACGCATCGACCAGGCAACGGTGGGCGATACCCGCACTGAGCAGGATTTAGACACTCATCTGAGAGCCTTGCTCGCGCAGTCCCCGGAGGCACCCAAAATTCACTTGGTCATGGACTGTCTCAACACACACCAGTCCGAGTCCCTGGTGCGTTTGGCGGCTGAGCTCGAACCTGAACCCCTGGCATTAGGCGTCAAAGGCAAGTCCGGCATTCTGCAATCGATGGCGACCCGTGCCGCGTTCTTGACCAACGCGGCACATCGTCTGGTGGTGCATTTCACCCCGAAGCATTGTTCCTGGCTCAATCAAATTGGAATTTGGTTTAGTATTTTGGTGCGGAAGTTGCTCCGACGCTCCAGTTTTAAGAGTCAAGCTGAACTCAGGGCCAAGATTTTGGACTTTGTTGATTACTTCAATCGCACGATGGCCAAGCCCTTCAAGTGGAACTATACAGGCAAGCCTCTCACCGCATAA
- a CDS encoding helix-turn-helix domain-containing protein encodes MSLSSREVPVAERLQDAYRSGTPPTFTLEQITELYALACSPPEQYGRPISQWTPQELADELIQQQIVDSISVRHVGRLLAEAELKPHQSRYWLNPLPTQRSKPKLKTSVRFINKRPHQPSRVS; translated from the coding sequence TTGTCACTCAGTTCCCGCGAGGTGCCCGTCGCCGAGCGGTTGCAAGATGCCTATCGCTCCGGGACGCCACCCACCTTTACACTGGAGCAAATCACCGAACTGTATGCTTTGGCCTGTTCGCCACCGGAGCAATATGGCCGTCCGATTAGTCAATGGACGCCCCAAGAACTGGCCGATGAATTAATCCAGCAACAGATCGTCGATAGCATCAGTGTGCGACATGTGGGTCGCCTCTTGGCGGAAGCCGAACTCAAACCGCACCAGAGCCGCTACTGGTTAAATCCCCTCCCGACCCAGCGTTCAAAGCCAAAGTTGAAGACATCTGTGAGGTTTATCAACAAGCGGCCGCACCAGCCGAGCAGGGTGAGTTGA